The following coding sequences are from one Gemmatimonadota bacterium window:
- a CDS encoding acyl-CoA thioesterase, with amino-acid sequence MADRLDPTLKDPASFRHWTPVLIRFRDLDLLGHVNNVNLAGWLEDGRVSLELPIQPLSSDYRGPVIVLVDSHIQYLDETRLGDEVKVGTRVQRIGGTSVVIGQAVFASGRCVAIAEFVEVLVGNESRKPEPWPAEFRALFEQWR; translated from the coding sequence ATGGCAGACCGCCTCGATCCAACCCTCAAAGATCCGGCGTCATTCCGACACTGGACGCCAGTCCTGATCCGGTTTCGGGATCTGGATTTGCTCGGCCATGTCAACAATGTGAACTTGGCCGGCTGGCTCGAAGACGGCCGGGTGTCGCTGGAACTGCCGATCCAGCCGCTGTCGAGCGACTATCGCGGTCCGGTCATCGTGTTGGTCGATTCCCACATTCAGTATCTCGACGAAACCCGGCTCGGCGACGAAGTGAAGGTCGGGACCCGGGTCCAGCGGATCGGCGGCACGTCCGTGGTCATCGGCCAAGCGGTGTTCGCGAGCGGGCGGTGCGTCGCGATTGCCGAATTCGTGGAAGTGCTGGTCGGCAACGAGTCGCGGAAGCCGGAGCCTTGGCCGGCCGAGTTCCGGGCGTTGTTCGAGCAATGGCGTTAG